The following coding sequences are from one Microcoleus sp. bin38.metabat.b11b12b14.051 window:
- a CDS encoding ATP-binding protein, with amino-acid sequence MNRQSKSSKNYLSRQLLTSFAISLATVGLTTLGFNYFLIESKLEQELKQRAQSITQGVGFSTEGLIELGNTSIIKRVVQNYATLPTVVEVAIVTPDGETLARSGAELQNPSYASIHPELAQVLEQASLTGTDISLRTAVDGKPALVEILPFSSTLFGSIDRRGLTIAILDVEQLQQQAWQTFSASTVTLIIGMSVILALMAAMIQRSILQPLQRLNKAVTESQSTDYFVIPSGLSDNEIQFLAQTIQDAVTTRIQAYQQLEAEIAQRKQIEAALQLAKEAAEVANRTKSTFLANMNHELRTPLNGILGYAQILQHDPTSTTKQQKGLGIIHQCGSHLLTLINDILDLSKLEVQKMDLYPQDFHLANFLTTTVEMCRLKAEQKGIAFHYEPDRNLPTAIHADDKRLRQVLLNLLSNAVKFTDSGNVTFTVEEVGNIEQENTKLTRLRFQVEDSGIGIAPEKLASIFLPFEQAGKRDRNSEGTGLGLAISQQIVQVMGSTIQVNSIPGKGSTFWFEVDLPAAANSLNQPQTAHEKIIGYQGEPRKILVIDDRQENRAVIVGMLQPLGFKLAEADDGQTGLDIAIQMRPDLIITDVIMSQMDGLEMTRRLRQLPDFAQTPIIASSASLSQVDMQQAMDAGCNSFFPKPIDFTGLLSELQRHLELHWIYEAVPEILESSVIDSQTADWIVPPATELKALYQAAKDGFMADIQQEADRLKQVDRQYAPFANKMLELSQRFDDEAILNLVEPHL; translated from the coding sequence ATGAATCGCCAATCCAAATCCTCCAAAAACTACTTATCCCGTCAACTGCTGACAAGTTTTGCTATTTCCCTCGCCACAGTAGGTTTAACCACGTTGGGATTCAACTACTTTCTGATTGAATCAAAGCTGGAACAAGAGCTAAAACAACGCGCTCAATCAATTACCCAAGGTGTCGGATTTTCGACAGAAGGTTTAATCGAATTGGGGAATACCAGCATTATCAAGCGCGTTGTCCAGAACTATGCCACACTACCCACTGTGGTGGAAGTGGCGATCGTCACTCCTGATGGAGAAACCCTCGCTCGCAGCGGAGCAGAATTGCAAAATCCTTCCTATGCCTCGATTCATCCAGAATTGGCACAGGTGCTAGAACAAGCTTCTCTAACAGGCACAGATATCAGCCTCCGCACTGCTGTAGATGGCAAGCCTGCATTGGTCGAAATTTTGCCTTTTAGCAGCACGTTGTTTGGTTCGATCGATCGCCGGGGATTGACGATCGCAATTCTCGACGTTGAACAACTGCAACAACAAGCATGGCAGACGTTCTCAGCATCTACAGTTACTTTAATCATTGGGATGTCGGTAATTCTCGCATTGATGGCTGCGATGATTCAGCGATCGATCTTGCAACCACTCCAGCGATTAAATAAAGCCGTCACTGAAAGTCAAAGCACTGACTATTTCGTCATACCTAGTGGATTGTCCGATAACGAAATCCAATTTCTTGCTCAGACAATTCAAGACGCTGTGACTACACGAATTCAAGCCTATCAGCAACTAGAAGCAGAAATTGCCCAGCGCAAACAAATAGAAGCAGCATTGCAACTGGCAAAAGAAGCCGCCGAAGTCGCCAACCGCACCAAAAGCACCTTCCTCGCTAACATGAACCACGAACTGAGAACCCCCCTCAACGGCATTTTAGGCTATGCCCAAATCCTCCAACACGACCCCACCAGCACCACCAAGCAACAAAAAGGCTTGGGCATAATCCATCAGTGCGGCTCTCACTTGTTGACACTGATTAATGACATTCTGGATCTGTCCAAACTGGAAGTGCAGAAAATGGATCTCTACCCCCAAGACTTCCATCTGGCAAACTTCCTCACCACCACCGTGGAAATGTGCCGCCTCAAAGCCGAGCAAAAAGGTATTGCATTCCATTACGAACCCGATCGCAATTTACCCACCGCCATCCATGCTGACGACAAACGTTTGCGGCAAGTATTGCTAAACTTGCTGAGTAATGCAGTCAAATTTACCGACTCTGGTAACGTGACATTTACTGTGGAGGAAGTCGGGAATATCGAACAGGAAAATACCAAATTAACTCGCCTGCGTTTCCAAGTAGAAGACTCAGGGATTGGCATAGCCCCGGAAAAATTGGCATCCATCTTTTTACCCTTCGAGCAAGCAGGAAAACGCGATCGCAACAGCGAAGGGACTGGATTAGGACTAGCAATCAGCCAGCAAATCGTGCAGGTGATGGGCAGTACGATTCAAGTTAACAGCATACCAGGTAAAGGCAGCACTTTCTGGTTTGAGGTGGATTTACCCGCCGCGGCTAATTCGCTCAATCAGCCTCAGACAGCACATGAAAAGATTATCGGCTATCAGGGCGAACCGCGTAAAATTTTAGTAATTGACGATCGCCAAGAAAACCGTGCCGTGATCGTCGGGATGCTGCAACCGCTTGGCTTCAAGCTAGCGGAAGCCGATGACGGACAGACGGGACTGGATATCGCCATCCAAATGCGTCCAGATTTGATTATTACCGATGTGATCATGTCTCAGATGGATGGGTTGGAAATGACTCGCCGCCTGCGCCAACTGCCGGATTTTGCCCAGACTCCCATTATTGCTTCCTCAGCCAGCCTGTCTCAGGTGGATATGCAGCAAGCGATGGATGCCGGTTGCAATAGTTTTTTCCCCAAGCCGATCGACTTTACCGGATTGCTAAGCGAGTTGCAGCGTCACTTAGAGTTGCACTGGATTTATGAAGCTGTACCAGAAATTCTTGAATCATCTGTCATAGATTCCCAGACTGCCGATTGGATTGTACCACCAGCCACGGAACTAAAAGCTCTCTATCAGGCAGCAAAAGACGGTTTTATGGCGGATATTCAACAGGAAGCCGATCGCCTCAAACAAGTCGATCGGCAATATGCGCCCTTTGCCAACAAAATGCTAGAACTGAGTCAGAGGTTTGACGATGAAGCCATTCTCAATTTGGTGGAACCGCATTTGTAG
- a CDS encoding hybrid sensor histidine kinase/response regulator gives MKTNRSSSQVLRFPLQLVLIVPFVLQIFGAVGLVGYLSFKNGQKAVHDLAEQLMNRTSSAVDHHLDAYLAIPHQVIQINANAIRLGLIDVRDRQTVGKYFWHQMQAYDLSYIGIALTTGGGTGAARFDGQTITIDDWERSPGKVKTYTTNDRGEPTQVVNTYDFDNFSSPWYTEPIHKNRPIWSQIYTVYIEKYPYIAASAGRPIYDRNNQLLGMVGADIHLLKLSEFLRNLDVGDSGQVLIVERNGMLIANSSEVQPFTVDHKQKAIKRLKAIDSPDPKIREIAQQLQQRIGDFQTIKEPKNIQLSLQGGNNYVTVIPWQDAYGLDWLVVTSVPEITFMGQIDANTRTTILLCFGALVIATGIGILTSRWIARPILRLNQASRAIASGDWKQTVKEGNIEDLNTLANSFNHMAQQLRASFTALEKSNTNLEERVEERTAELKQAALAAEVANRTKSTFLANMNHELRTPLNGILGYAQILQRDSATNDKQHQGLDVIHQCASHLLTLINDILDLSKLEAQKMDLYLQDVHLANFLTTTVEMCRIKAEQKGVGFQYKPDRNLPTAIHADDKRLRQVLLNLLSNAVKFTDSGNVTFTVEEVGNREQENSPFTRIRFQVEDSGIGIAPEKLVSIFLPFEQAGKRDRNSQGTGLGLSISQQIVQVMGSTIQVSSTLDKGSSFWFEVDFATPADWLNQPETANQKIIGYQGEPRKILVIDDRQENRAVIVGMLQPLGFKLAEADDGQTGLDIAIQMRPDLIITDVIMSQMDGLEMTRRLRQLPDFAQTPIIASSASLSQVDMQQAMDAGCNSFFPKPIDFTGLLSELQRHLELQWIYEAVPEIFESSVIDSQTADWIVPPAAQMTALYRAAQDGFMADIQQEADRLKELDRQYVPFANKMLELSQRFDDEAILNLLQPYFY, from the coding sequence ATGAAGACCAATCGATCGTCCAGTCAAGTCCTAAGATTTCCACTACAACTTGTCCTGATTGTACCTTTCGTGTTGCAAATTTTTGGCGCGGTGGGACTGGTAGGATACCTATCATTCAAAAATGGTCAAAAAGCAGTTCACGATCTCGCAGAACAGTTAATGAATCGCACCAGCAGCGCGGTGGATCACCATTTGGATGCTTACCTGGCAATTCCCCACCAAGTTATCCAGATCAATGCCAATGCTATTCGCCTGGGATTAATCGATGTGCGCGATCGGCAAACCGTTGGCAAATACTTCTGGCACCAAATGCAAGCCTATGACTTGAGCTACATTGGTATTGCATTGACAACAGGTGGTGGAACTGGCGCTGCTCGCTTTGATGGTCAAACGATTACGATCGATGACTGGGAGCGCTCTCCAGGAAAGGTGAAAACCTATACAACCAACGATCGAGGCGAACCGACGCAAGTGGTGAATACCTACGATTTCGATAACTTTAGTTCCCCCTGGTACACGGAGCCAATCCACAAAAATCGACCGATCTGGTCTCAAATTTATACTGTCTATATTGAGAAGTATCCTTACATTGCCGCATCAGCCGGTCGTCCAATTTACGATCGGAATAATCAATTGCTTGGCATGGTGGGAGCCGATATTCACCTTCTCAAATTGAGTGAATTCTTGCGAAATCTAGACGTGGGAGACTCAGGGCAAGTGCTGATAGTAGAGCGAAATGGTATGTTGATTGCCAACTCTAGCGAAGTCCAACCCTTTACGGTAGACCATAAACAGAAAGCGATTAAACGGCTTAAGGCGATCGACAGTCCAGATCCAAAAATTCGCGAAATTGCCCAACAGCTTCAGCAACGGATTGGCGATTTCCAAACCATCAAAGAGCCAAAAAATATCCAATTGAGCCTGCAAGGGGGAAATAACTATGTGACGGTTATCCCCTGGCAAGATGCCTACGGATTAGATTGGCTCGTGGTAACGAGTGTGCCAGAAATCACTTTCATGGGACAGATCGATGCCAATACGCGAACTACCATTCTGCTTTGTTTTGGAGCGCTGGTAATCGCCACGGGGATTGGGATCTTAACTTCTCGCTGGATTGCGCGTCCTATCCTGCGTTTAAATCAGGCAAGTCGGGCGATCGCATCCGGTGACTGGAAACAGACAGTTAAAGAAGGAAATATTGAGGATTTGAACACTCTTGCCAACTCCTTTAACCACATGGCACAGCAATTGCGTGCATCCTTCACCGCTTTAGAAAAAAGTAATACTAATCTAGAAGAACGGGTAGAAGAACGTACCGCTGAACTCAAACAAGCCGCATTAGCCGCCGAAGTCGCCAACCGCACCAAAAGTACCTTCCTTGCCAACATGAACCACGAACTAAGAACCCCCCTCAACGGCATCCTCGGCTATGCCCAAATCCTCCAGCGCGACTCCGCCACTAACGACAAGCAACATCAGGGCTTGGACGTGATTCACCAGTGCGCTTCTCATTTGTTGACACTGATTAATGACATTCTGGATCTGTCCAAACTGGAAGCGCAGAAAATGGATCTCTATCTTCAGGATGTCCATTTGGCAAACTTCCTTACCACCACTGTGGAAATGTGCCGGATCAAAGCCGAGCAAAAAGGTGTTGGTTTCCAGTACAAACCCGATCGCAATTTACCCACCGCCATCCATGCTGACGACAAACGCCTGCGACAAGTATTGCTAAACTTGCTGAGTAATGCGGTCAAATTTACCGACTCTGGTAACGTGACATTTACGGTTGAGGAAGTCGGGAATCGGGAACAGGAAAACAGCCCATTTACCCGCATTCGTTTCCAAGTAGAAGACTCAGGCATTGGCATTGCGCCGGAAAAACTGGTATCAATCTTTTTACCCTTCGAGCAAGCCGGAAAACGCGATCGCAACAGCCAAGGAACTGGATTAGGATTGTCGATCAGTCAGCAAATCGTGCAGGTGATGGGCAGCACCATTCAAGTCAGCAGCACCCTTGACAAAGGCAGTAGCTTCTGGTTTGAGGTTGATTTCGCCACCCCTGCCGATTGGCTGAATCAGCCCGAGACAGCGAATCAAAAGATTATCGGCTATCAGGGCGAACCGCGTAAAATTTTAGTAATTGACGATCGCCAAGAAAACCGTGCCGTGATCGTCGGGATGCTGCAACCGCTTGGCTTCAAGCTAGCGGAAGCCGATGACGGACAGACGGGACTGGATATCGCCATCCAAATGCGTCCAGATTTGATTATTACCGATGTGATCATGTCTCAGATGGATGGGTTGGAAATGACTCGCCGCCTGCGCCAACTGCCGGATTTTGCCCAGACTCCCATTATTGCTTCCTCAGCCAGCCTGTCTCAGGTGGATATGCAGCAAGCGATGGATGCCGGTTGCAATAGTTTTTTCCCCAAGCCGATCGACTTTACCGGATTGCTAAGCGAGTTGCAGCGTCACTTAGAGTTGCAGTGGATTTATGAAGCTGTACCAGAAATTTTTGAATCATCTGTCATAGATTCCCAGACTGCCGATTGGATTGTACCACCAGCAGCCCAAATGACAGCTCTTTACCGGGCAGCCCAAGACGGTTTTATGGCGGATATTCAACAGGAAGCCGATCGCCTCAAGGAACTCGATCGGCAATATGTACCTTTTGCCAACAAAATGCTAGAACTGAGTCAGAGGTTTGACGACGAAGCGATTCTCAATTTATTGCAACCGTATTTTTACTAA
- a CDS encoding response regulator, giving the protein MSVETATPIGTILVVDDNPTNIQVLFDILSEIGYRVAIAKSGEAALQRLQSYHPDLILLDVMMPGIDGFETCERLKANAATSNIPVIFMTALSDSTDKVKGLSVGAVDYITKPIQQEEALARIRVHMKLRDAQKKVEQRTIELSRALNDLKKAQVHLVQSEKMSSLGQLVAGVAHEINNPVNFISANIQPAKEHIQDLMTFLELYRECYPQPHPKIQAWMEDVDVDYLQEDLPKLLNSMQLGSDRICQLVLSLRNFSRLDEAQVKPVDIHEGIDSTLLILQHRLKASPDRRTIQVIKDYGQLPMVECYPSQLNQVFMNLLSNAIDALEEGIRTIPKLPNPTIAIHTFSADTNWVTIAISDNGTGICDEVRSQLFDPFFTTKSVGKGTGLGLSISHQIVTERHRGKIDCYSQPGRGSEFVVQIPVEQRIPQVA; this is encoded by the coding sequence GTGTCAGTAGAAACCGCAACCCCAATCGGAACCATTCTCGTGGTGGATGATAACCCTACCAATATTCAGGTTTTATTTGATATATTGAGCGAGATCGGATACCGAGTGGCGATCGCCAAAAGTGGCGAAGCTGCCCTCCAACGACTCCAATCTTACCATCCCGATCTGATTCTCCTGGATGTGATGATGCCGGGAATTGATGGGTTTGAAACCTGTGAGCGACTCAAAGCCAATGCTGCTACCTCCAATATTCCCGTAATTTTTATGACAGCCCTGTCAGATTCGACAGATAAAGTGAAAGGGTTAAGCGTGGGTGCCGTCGATTACATTACCAAGCCCATCCAGCAGGAAGAAGCCCTGGCAAGGATTCGCGTTCACATGAAACTGCGCGATGCCCAAAAGAAAGTTGAACAACGCACGATCGAACTTTCAAGAGCGCTAAACGATCTCAAAAAGGCCCAAGTGCATCTGGTACAAAGCGAAAAAATGTCATCCCTGGGCCAATTAGTGGCTGGTGTAGCCCACGAAATCAACAATCCCGTCAATTTCATCTCTGCCAACATCCAACCCGCCAAAGAACACATTCAAGATTTGATGACTTTTCTGGAGTTGTACCGAGAATGCTATCCCCAGCCCCATCCCAAAATTCAAGCTTGGATGGAGGATGTGGATGTGGATTATCTGCAAGAAGATTTGCCCAAGCTGCTCAATTCTATGCAATTAGGGAGCGATCGCATCTGCCAACTCGTCCTTTCTCTCCGCAATTTCTCCCGGCTGGATGAAGCGCAAGTCAAACCTGTCGATATTCACGAAGGTATCGACAGCACCTTACTAATTTTGCAGCATCGCCTCAAAGCCAGCCCGGATCGTCGCACCATTCAAGTCATCAAAGACTATGGACAGTTGCCAATGGTAGAATGCTACCCCAGTCAACTCAATCAAGTATTTATGAATTTGCTCAGCAATGCGATTGATGCGTTGGAAGAGGGCATCAGGACAATACCCAAATTACCTAATCCCACGATTGCGATCCACACCTTCAGTGCAGATACTAACTGGGTGACGATCGCAATTTCCGATAACGGCACTGGCATTTGTGATGAAGTGCGATCGCAACTTTTCGATCCCTTTTTCACCACCAAATCGGTTGGGAAAGGCACCGGATTGGGACTGTCTATCAGCCATCAAATCGTTACTGAAAGACATCGTGGCAAGATTGATTGTTATTCTCAACCGGGCCGTGGCAGCGAGTTTGTGGTGCAGATTCCCGTCGAGCAAAGAATCCCTCAAGTTGCTTAG
- a CDS encoding TetR family transcriptional regulator: MTEHSHSSRNLRRQPKQQRGKERVDKILDAAAAVFDEIGYAAATTHLIAAKAGTAIGSLYQFFPDKAAIFKAMELRHIDRVKRFWEQTNTPEIVQLPLGEMIHAIASAAADLFEHPVSRVVFVQFYTTRQIFQSIDESMTQEAINFMASLLQQRNLALSQGQCSLLAEVCVHSSNAVMLAALRTPNLQHRQRLMDEIEPLLVSYLEPYVGDAQFKDVMKVMICPHCRSAQLSKNGYRRGKQCYRCKDCGKQFV; encoded by the coding sequence ATGACAGAACATTCACATTCGTCAAGAAATCTGCGCCGTCAGCCCAAACAGCAGCGAGGGAAAGAGCGGGTTGACAAAATTCTGGACGCAGCGGCAGCAGTATTTGACGAAATCGGCTATGCAGCGGCCACGACGCATCTGATTGCGGCAAAAGCAGGAACAGCGATCGGCTCTCTGTATCAATTCTTTCCCGATAAGGCCGCCATTTTTAAGGCGATGGAGTTGCGGCATATCGATCGCGTCAAGCGTTTTTGGGAGCAGACAAATACGCCGGAAATTGTCCAGTTACCGCTGGGCGAAATGATTCACGCGATCGCCTCTGCGGCGGCAGACTTATTTGAACACCCCGTGTCGCGCGTGGTTTTTGTGCAATTTTACACGACACGCCAAATTTTCCAGTCGATCGATGAAAGCATGACTCAGGAAGCGATTAACTTCATGGCAAGCCTATTGCAGCAGCGGAATTTGGCCTTGAGTCAAGGGCAGTGCAGTCTGTTGGCAGAGGTGTGCGTCCACAGCAGCAATGCGGTAATGCTGGCAGCACTGCGGACGCCCAATCTGCAACACCGCCAGCGGTTAATGGACGAGATTGAACCCTTGCTGGTGTCGTATTTAGAGCCATATGTTGGGGATGCTCAGTTCAAAGATGTAATGAAAGTAATGATATGCCCCCATTGTCGATCGGCGCAGCTATCGAAAAATGGGTATCGTAGGGGAAAACAGTGCTATCGCTGTAAGGACTGTGGGAAACAATTTGTCTAG
- a CDS encoding Rieske 2Fe-2S domain-containing protein codes for MQSMLPGAPWLLAHKSMLTVNQPRKMSLYGTDYVMWLDAAGDIHALPNACPHMGAMLSEGWCETQGDRTSAVVCPFHALKFDAAGCTVLPGSNKKTLPQLKPLDLIIQGDFIWSYGGYEPKIPIPTILNEFAAEFEFIGYTADVSVKTKLLPMLLNMHDYNHQNGTHRPMFEIEEVQFQKFVDDGHHSHAHYEMPRKKPGLQDILKNPALLALPQTLSAHLENFFPSLVVLHSQIAIGKAKQCHIFVPESETHTRTYVLMFGEAKHPVFSLLKQNFLNLAKVIVEQDADILGKIYADTPQKIKLDNEVGMDWVRRNFVSFPNVVEPNLSK; via the coding sequence ATGCAGTCTATGCTTCCCGGTGCGCCCTGGTTGTTAGCGCACAAATCGATGCTGACAGTGAATCAACCCCGAAAAATGTCTTTGTACGGTACCGACTACGTGATGTGGCTAGACGCGGCTGGAGACATCCACGCCTTGCCAAATGCCTGCCCGCACATGGGCGCGATGCTGTCAGAAGGATGGTGCGAAACTCAGGGCGATCGCACAAGTGCGGTTGTTTGTCCGTTTCATGCCCTGAAGTTTGATGCCGCAGGCTGCACCGTTTTACCAGGATCGAACAAGAAAACACTGCCTCAACTGAAACCATTAGACCTGATAATTCAGGGAGATTTCATCTGGTCTTATGGGGGATACGAGCCGAAAATTCCCATCCCGACGATATTGAATGAGTTTGCGGCTGAATTTGAGTTTATTGGCTACACAGCGGATGTCAGCGTCAAAACCAAGCTGTTGCCTATGCTGCTCAATATGCACGATTACAATCACCAAAACGGCACCCACCGACCGATGTTTGAGATTGAAGAAGTGCAGTTTCAAAAGTTTGTCGATGACGGGCATCATTCTCACGCGCACTACGAAATGCCGCGCAAAAAGCCAGGTTTGCAAGACATTCTGAAAAATCCGGCACTATTGGCATTGCCACAAACACTCTCAGCGCATTTGGAAAACTTCTTTCCTTCGCTGGTGGTATTGCACAGTCAAATAGCGATAGGAAAAGCCAAGCAATGTCATATTTTTGTGCCAGAATCTGAAACCCATACGCGCACCTATGTATTGATGTTTGGTGAAGCGAAGCATCCAGTCTTTAGCTTGCTGAAGCAAAATTTTCTCAATCTTGCTAAAGTTATTGTCGAGCAAGATGCAGATATTCTGGGCAAGATTTATGCGGATACGCCACAGAAAATTAAACTCGACAACGAAGTGGGGATGGACTGGGTGCGGCGTAATTTTGTCAGCTTTCCGAATGTCGTTGAACCCAACCTTTCTAAGTAA
- the hsdR gene encoding EcoAI/FtnUII family type I restriction enzme subunit R — protein MNEAETRAELIDPALKAAGWGVVPDSYIRREVTIAPGRLVGDGKRGKRKYADYVLVYRNQKLAVIEAKKQDSPDTEGVGQAKLYAEKLQTRFTYSTNGTGIYQIDMHTGAESYISQYPSPDELWDATFAQTNEWRDRFSAIPFEDKSGTWEARYYQHNAINKVLEAIASGGDRILLTMATGTGKTFVAFQLAWKIFHSRWNLSHRPTVAERNRTTRRPRILFLADRNILANQAFNAFSAFPEDALVRIDPDSIRKRGRVPKNGSVFFTIFQTFMTGNVDFDSAQSTENQAQSTENQAQSTQEMKAQSTQEMRAERSRSSVKYNFSDYPPDFFDFIIIDECHRGGANDESNWRGILEYFSPAVQLGLTATPRRNNNADTYAYFGEPVYTYALKDGINDGFLTPFKVKQFETTLDEYTYTSDDILIEGQAEENRRYTEADFNRIIEIEEREKYRVRLLMESIDQNQKTLVFCASQDHALAVRDLINQMKISTAPNYCVRVTADDGKLGEQHLSTFQDNEKNIPTILTTSQKLSTGVDARNVRNIVLMRPINSMIEFKQIIGRGTRLFEGKDYFTIYDFVEAYQHFNDPEWDGEPETPTPIIARETRPRSNRDDGEIDNFGVREPTRPQKVKIQLADGKERTIQHTMATTFWSPDGKPISAAEFIERLFGEIPELFKNEDELRAIWSRPDTRKALLDGLADKGYGNEQLTQISRLIDAENSDLYDVLSYIAYAAKPVSRRERVIAHKALIFSRYFGKQQEFIDFVLDQYIKEGVGELDRSKLSPLLELKYHTVGDAQQELGSIRHIIEVFTGFQQYLYAQDRAA, from the coding sequence ATGAACGAAGCTGAAACCCGCGCCGAACTAATTGACCCCGCCCTCAAAGCCGCAGGCTGGGGAGTTGTCCCCGACAGCTACATCCGTCGGGAAGTTACGATCGCCCCCGGTCGCCTAGTGGGTGATGGGAAACGAGGAAAGCGGAAGTATGCTGATTACGTTCTGGTGTATCGCAATCAAAAGCTAGCCGTCATCGAAGCCAAAAAACAGGATTCACCAGACACCGAAGGTGTGGGACAGGCGAAGCTATACGCTGAAAAGTTGCAAACCCGTTTCACCTACTCCACCAACGGCACCGGCATCTACCAAATCGATATGCACACTGGGGCAGAAAGCTACATCAGCCAGTATCCCAGCCCCGATGAACTGTGGGATGCTACTTTTGCCCAAACCAACGAGTGGCGCGATCGATTTTCTGCCATCCCCTTCGAGGATAAAAGCGGCACTTGGGAGGCGCGATACTACCAACACAATGCGATCAACAAAGTCTTAGAGGCGATCGCATCCGGGGGCGATCGTATTCTGTTAACAATGGCAACCGGAACGGGGAAAACCTTCGTCGCCTTTCAACTCGCCTGGAAAATATTCCACAGCCGATGGAACCTCAGCCACCGACCAACGGTTGCTGAGCGAAATCGAACCACCCGCCGCCCTCGAATTTTGTTTTTAGCCGATCGGAATATTCTCGCCAACCAAGCCTTTAACGCCTTCTCCGCCTTCCCCGAAGATGCTCTCGTCCGTATCGACCCCGACAGCATCCGCAAACGAGGCAGAGTTCCCAAAAATGGCAGCGTCTTTTTTACCATCTTTCAAACCTTCATGACTGGGAATGTTGATTTCGACTCCGCTCAATCAACAGAAAATCAAGCTCAATCAACAGAAAATCAAGCTCAATCAACACAAGAGATGAAAGCTCAATCAACACAAGAGATGAGAGCTGAGCGAAGCCGAAGCTCGGTAAAATACAACTTCAGCGACTATCCGCCTGACTTCTTCGACTTCATCATTATCGATGAATGTCACCGAGGCGGAGCGAATGACGAAAGCAACTGGCGCGGCATCCTAGAATACTTCTCGCCCGCCGTACAGCTAGGACTCACCGCCACCCCCAGAAGAAACAATAACGCCGACACCTATGCTTATTTTGGCGAACCTGTTTACACCTACGCCCTCAAAGACGGCATCAACGATGGATTTCTCACCCCCTTCAAAGTCAAGCAATTTGAAACCACACTTGATGAATATACCTATACATCGGACGATATTTTAATAGAAGGGCAAGCAGAAGAAAACAGACGTTACACCGAAGCCGATTTTAACCGCATCATCGAGATTGAAGAACGAGAAAAATATCGCGTCAGGCTGTTGATGGAAAGCATCGACCAAAATCAGAAAACCCTGGTTTTTTGTGCCAGCCAAGACCACGCGCTCGCAGTTCGAGACTTGATAAACCAGATGAAAATTAGCACCGCTCCAAATTACTGCGTTCGCGTCACCGCTGATGATGGCAAACTTGGCGAACAGCACTTGAGCACTTTTCAGGACAACGAGAAAAACATCCCCACCATTCTCACCACCTCCCAAAAACTATCAACTGGAGTTGATGCGCGGAACGTTCGCAATATCGTGTTAATGCGACCCATCAATTCTATGATTGAATTCAAACAGATTATCGGTCGCGGTACGCGGCTTTTTGAAGGAAAAGACTATTTCACGATTTACGATTTCGTAGAAGCCTATCAGCATTTTAATGACCCCGAATGGGATGGCGAACCGGAAACCCCGACACCGATTATCGCCAGAGAAACACGCCCCCGTTCAAACCGAGATGACGGAGAAATAGACAATTTTGGGGTGAGGGAACCAACCCGCCCTCAAAAAGTCAAAATTCAACTTGCAGACGGTAAAGAGCGCACCATACAGCACACAATGGCGACTACTTTCTGGAGTCCAGACGGCAAGCCTATATCAGCCGCAGAGTTTATCGAGCGCCTGTTTGGGGAAATCCCAGAACTATTTAAAAATGAAGACGAATTAAGAGCAATCTGGAGCCGCCCCGACACTCGCAAAGCTTTGCTGGACGGACTTGCAGACAAAGGTTACGGTAACGAACAACTTACCCAAATTAGTCGCCTGATCGACGCTGAAAACAGCGACCTTTATGACGTGCTAAGCTATATTGCCTATGCTGCTAAACCCGTTAGCCGTCGAGAGCGAGTTATCGCTCACAAGGCATTGATTTTCTCGCGTTATTTCGGAAAACAGCAAGAATTTATCGACTTTGTGCTGGATCAATATATCAAAGAAGGTGTCGGAGAACTCGATCGCTCGAAATTATCTCCACTACTGGAATTAAAGTATCATACTGTTGGCGATGCTCAGCAAGAACTAGGGAGCATTCGGCATATAATTGAAGTATTTACTGGGTTTCAGCAGTATTTGTATGCACAGGACAGGGCAGCTTGA